CAGGCCGAAATCTCGCTTACGCGTGCAGGCCTTGTACGTGGCGAAATCGTGAAGGGCGCTCACGCGAGCATCCCGCGCGGCGTGGTTATCCGTACCGACCCGATGGCCGGCAACAAGGTGCGCCTCGGCGACACGGTGAAGGTCGTGATCTCGGCTGGCGCCACTACGGGCAAGGTAATGCTGCCTTCGTTCGAAGGCGAGATGATGGATAACGTTTACCCGAAACTCGAGGCGCTCGGATTCCGCGTGGGCAAGGTCAAGCGCGTGAAGGGCCAGAACGGCGAACTTTCGGGAACGGTGCTCGAGACGGCGCCCAAGGAAGGCGACTACCTCAAGCCGGATTCCAAGATCGACTTCGTGATAGTGGATTAAACCTATGAAGTTCTCTGCCAAGCTGCCAGCCGTACTGCTCTGTACTGCGTTCGCCCTTGTGGCGTGCAGCTCGGCTCCCGTGAAAAAGACTGAAGATAACGCTCCGGCCGAAGCCCCGGCTGTTGCCGCGGGCGAAGAGGACGAGTTCCACGGAATCGCTCCGGGCAACCTCGATACTGCACATGCCGCGTTTATCCAGGCGCTGGACCTCGAGATGCGTGGGCTCCAGCACGAGGCGGATTCCATGTGGATGCTGGCCTGGCGCTATGACCCGCGCAGCCGCTACCTCTCGTTCAGGGTGGCGCAGAAGATGCTCGCCGTGGGGGCGGATTCCGTTGCGGCGTCTATCGCGAAGCAGGCGAACAAGTTGCCTGGCAAGCGCACCGCCGGCCAGTTCGAGACGATGGCGCATGTCTTTTTGAAGGAGAGTGCCGCCGACTCCGCCCGCAAGTATTTTTTGCTCGCGCTTGATTCCTCGAAGTACCAGGACATGCGCATGCTGTACGACTACAGCCTGTTCCTCGAGGCCGTGCAGGACAAGAAGGAACTCGTACGCGTGTACGACCTGCTGCTCCCGCAGACAAACTACATCCAGTCGCTTTTTGGCCGCCAGGTGAACCTGCTTGTTGAACTCGGGAAGGATTCCGCGCTGGTCGAACTCTTCGGTCGTGCGCACGATGCTACTGGCGACAAGGAAAAGCTCGCGAAGATGGTGCAGGTGATGGTAATCCAGAAGCGCTTTGCGGAAGTGCGCGCGATTGCCGATACCATCACGAGCTCGCTCGAGGACGACGGGAAGATTATTGAACTTGCATTGCTGACTTACGCGAACGCCCCGAAAGAGGAAATGCTCGCCTTCCTCAAGAAGAAGTACTATAAGGACAGTGTCCGCGTCCCTGAACTCGTGTACCACCTGGGGCTCAACGAGTACATGCTGCACGAGGTCGACAGCGCGAAGGTGCACCTCGAAGATGCTCACCTGAAGCTCGTGAACGACAAGGAGGCGGGCGCGCACGCGTGCCGCACGCTTTCGGCGATTGCCTTTAGCCGCGGGCAGAACAAGGACGGCGTGCGCTATGCGGAACAGGCGGATTCCCTGCTGATGGGCGAGGGCAAGGTTTTCCTCGCGCTTGCGCTCGGGACCGCGAAGGAATACGGAAAGTCGTATGCGCTCCTCGATTCCATGCTAGGCGTGTGGATCAACTGGCGCCCGATGGAAGGGATTGCCGACTCCGTGCTGATGAAGAAACTCAAGGCGCAGGCGATGCTGAAGTACCGCAGGTTCCAGCGTGCCTATGCCGACGTGCTCATGATGCAGGCCCGTGACCTCGAGGAGAAGGGAACCTTTACGGGCATAATCAATTCGTTCGTTATGGGCAAACCGAAGGAAACTCTGAGGGATTCCCTGAACCGCGCGGCCGCACGCGAGGCCCGCACGAAGGCGGAACTGTTCTGGGAAAGCGTGTTGGCCGAGGAACCCGACGACGTCGTGCTCCGCTTCTCGATGGCGCGGAACCTGGAACGCCTGGGCCGGATAGACGAGATGTTCGCGATGTTCGAGACAATTCTCAAGTCGCCGAACCTGCAGCCGAAACTCAGCTACTCCGAGGTGGCGAACTACTACGGCTATACGCTCATCAACCTGAACAGGAACAGGGCCGAGGTGGAATACGGCTATTCGCTTGTGGTGAAGGCGCTCGACTCGATAAAGGGCGACAAGCCCGACGCGATCATAGATTCCAAGGCCTGGGGACTCTACCGCCTGGGGCGCTTTGACGAGGCGCTCGAAGTGATAATGCAGGTGAATCCCGAAAAGTTCAAGGACGACGACGAGTACCTGGAGCACCTGGGTGCAATTCAGGTGGCTGCCGGCAAGCAGGCCGAGGCGGCGGAGACATACCGCAAGCTTTTGAAACTCAGCCCCAAGCACCCGGCGGCGCTGGAATTCCTGAAAGGGAAGAAGTAGGCCGCGATGCGTTTACCTGGCATTACATCTGCGGGAATATGGGGCTTGTGCCTCGTTTTAGTTTGTCTGTTGAGCGGCTGTGCCGGCAAGAAGCCCGCGACTGAACCGACGGCAAAATGCGCGGCCGGCGCAGTAGATGGCTCGGCAGATGGCTCGGCAGATGCTGGCTCGGCGAATGCCGGCGAGGCGTGCGCGCCCGAAGTAAAGCTCGACAGCCTGCGCGCGAAGATGGCGGTCACGATTGTGGACGACAACGGGAAGGAACATAACCTGGACGCCGTGCTGTTCTCGGTGCCGCGGTTGCGCTACCGCATGGAGTTCACGGGCCCGCTGGGAATCGGAGTCGCCTCGATGCTCTGGACTGACGAGGGCTGGACCATGGTTTTCCCGACGGAGAAACTCTACATGAAGGGCCGCGGCTACATGGTGGGGCTTTTCAATGCGTCGAGCATCCCGATGGTAAATATCCATCAGGTGGCAGGATTCTTTAACGGAGAATACGTGCCCGAGGGGGCGAAACCCGTGTCGGAACTCGATTCTGCGGGCTTGAAGATTGTAGAGGCGACCGACCCGGTCGGGATGCGCCTGACGTATGCGGTACGTGACGGGCGCGTGGAATGGATCTCGAAGAAGGGGAGGGATGGAAAGCCCGAAATGCTGAAGTTCTTGGACTACAAGGAACTCGAAGGCAGGCCCCTCGCCGGAAAAATCGTGTTCGAACGGGATGGAAAGATGTTCCTGGAGATGCGCCTGAAGAAGGTGACCCACGGAAAATCGTTCGGTTCGGGAACATGGCGCCTCAAGGTGCCCGCGAGTTACAAGTCCGTGATGGAATGATTTTTGTAGATTGAGGCTGTATGAAGATCTTGTCCCGAGTTTTTTTTGCCCTGCTCTTATGCCTGTCGCTTGCGCCGATGTCTTTTGCCGTAGATACGCTGCAGGTATTTGCGCTCCGCATCCAGTTCCAGGAAGAGAAGACCGATAACTCGCTCACGACGGGCGTCGGGCTTTTCGATATCGAGAAGAAGGATAAGAGCACCTACAGCCTCGACCCTCCGGGCCGCAGAGGTACTGCCGGGTACTGGCTCAAGCATTTCGAGTTCGCGAAGAACTACTACAGCACGGTGAGTGGCGGGAACGTCGTCATCGATGCACGCATTTTCCCGGACCCCTCCTCGGGTTCCACGGCGTACACGCTCGACAAGCAGATTATCGACTACAACCGCACGGGCAAAAAGAAGGGCGAGAAGACTGCCGAATTCGACGAGGCACGTAGCCGTGACTACCTCACGTTCGTGTACGACGCGATTGCCGCTGCGGCGAAGGATTCCTCTGCGGAGGGCCCGTTCCGCATTCCGCTCTCTAAAAACCCTAACGTGAAGCGTGCCTACATGATTATACACGCGGGCGCGAGCCGCCTTTTGGACGGTGGCAGCATGGGCACGAAGGGTGCCGACACTCCGGGTGACTTCATAGATGTCTATATCGCGGGTGACGACTGGCAGTACCTGATGGCTGATTCCGCGAAGAGCAAGTCCGCGAAGGCCGTGACGGGCATTACGAGCGAGGGCGATACCGCGACTACGGGCATCTACATTCCGGGCGGTACTACCGATACGCTGCGCTCGGTGATGGTGGTGAGCGAGACTGCCTCGCAGGATGGCCTCAACTGGGGCGTGAACGGAATCATGGTGAATCAGATTGGCCGCGAACTCGGACTCCCGAATACCCACGACGTGGTGAAGGGAATCAGCCGCCTCGGTTACTTCGACGTGATGGACTTTGCGGGTTATAATGCGGGCAACGGGTTCATGCCATCGATGCCTGCGGCGTGGGAACGCGCGTACATGGGCTGGAGCAACGTGAAGGAAGTTCGCCCTGTTGCGGGTAAGCCCGTGACGGTGGATATCGCGGCCGC
The sequence above is drawn from the Fibrobacter sp. UWR2 genome and encodes:
- a CDS encoding tetratricopeptide repeat protein; translated protein: MKFSAKLPAVLLCTAFALVACSSAPVKKTEDNAPAEAPAVAAGEEDEFHGIAPGNLDTAHAAFIQALDLEMRGLQHEADSMWMLAWRYDPRSRYLSFRVAQKMLAVGADSVAASIAKQANKLPGKRTAGQFETMAHVFLKESAADSARKYFLLALDSSKYQDMRMLYDYSLFLEAVQDKKELVRVYDLLLPQTNYIQSLFGRQVNLLVELGKDSALVELFGRAHDATGDKEKLAKMVQVMVIQKRFAEVRAIADTITSSLEDDGKIIELALLTYANAPKEEMLAFLKKKYYKDSVRVPELVYHLGLNEYMLHEVDSAKVHLEDAHLKLVNDKEAGAHACRTLSAIAFSRGQNKDGVRYAEQADSLLMGEGKVFLALALGTAKEYGKSYALLDSMLGVWINWRPMEGIADSVLMKKLKAQAMLKYRRFQRAYADVLMMQARDLEEKGTFTGIINSFVMGKPKETLRDSLNRAAAREARTKAELFWESVLAEEPDDVVLRFSMARNLERLGRIDEMFAMFETILKSPNLQPKLSYSEVANYYGYTLINLNRNRAEVEYGYSLVVKALDSIKGDKPDAIIDSKAWGLYRLGRFDEALEVIMQVNPEKFKDDDEYLEHLGAIQVAAGKQAEAAETYRKLLKLSPKHPAALEFLKGKK